A segment of the Ipomoea triloba cultivar NCNSP0323 chromosome 1, ASM357664v1 genome:
TCTTATCATAGAAATCTGTGTCACAGGAGTTTCAAGCTTCCTAAATGGCTTGAGTACTTGTTTGCCTACTGTGCTGTTCATGCACTTCAGGTCAACTTTTCAATATATTCCTCCATTATATTTTCACCAACAAATACTCCTTTTAACACTTTATTGAATTTAACTTGGGTTTTGTGCTATTTTCCTTGGTTTTCATAGGGGACTCCAATTGGTTGGGTGAGCACTCATAGACACCACCATCAAAATTGTGACTCTGAGAGAGATCCTCACAGTCCCATTCAAGGATTTTGGTATAGTCACATGGGCTGGTTGTTTGACTTCAACTCCATTAATGAAAGGgtaatatttattagttttagTATTCATACTCCATTCCTGATGTGACAAGTATGTATACGACattacataaaatattatatggactctcatttcgattttaccctCTCATAAATTCTTGATGTATAAATAGACACTTGCATGATAAAAATATCTTATCTTTGTTTATCACATCATGAAGTAAAAGTGAGGGGTAGAATTTAGAAGTACATGTAGTAAAATTCTTTTCATTATGCGGGTCTGGAAGAGTTGTCTAcatttgacttttaattttcaacattttgtCCTTTAGTCCATAACTGTCATATGTGAGCAAATATCCacccttaattattttaaattattacgaTTTTGGTTCTACTAACAGTTTATAGAAACTTTGTTAGAGGTAAGAAAATATGTGCATCACATGCTAACAAAATAAAGAGGTTTTCTAAAATCGTGTTGATGCACATGCTTTCTCAGCCCTAATGAAGTTTTATAAACGCTAACTATTAAATAACCAAAATCAGTAATGCTCAAATTGGATCTCTACATTTTCCATTTGATATGTTAGCTAGAGAGATGTTTTGTTTGACATGTTAATGAATATAATAGTTTGTGCAGAGAGAAATGCCATCAAATGTTGGGGATTTGGAGAAACAATTCTTCTATAGGTTCATCCAATTCACCTACGTTATTCATCCCATTGTGCTTGCAACATTGCTATATGCTATAGGCGGATTTCCTTATGTAGTTTGGGGCATGGTATGCATTTTGTTTATTCTCCAATCCCCCTCTCCATTATTTATGCCATTTTAGCTTGTTATTATGAGTTTGGAGCAGTGTTGCGTAAATCGACCGCTTAGGCCGTCTAGACGGTGCCTAGGTACTAAGCGCCCCTAGGTCGAGGTGAATTGCTCCCTAACTTGGCCAACTAAGCCGAATTCGGCCGAGTTACCCGAGTTAACTCAGGCGAGTCGACATTggtaatttttgttattatatttatatatatttaataatatatataacataatatatgacatacacccacacgtgtactattttttttatttttataggtcgcctCCTAGGCATCGCCTATGCgccacctaggcgctaggcgctagtctactgcaaccatgatttGGAGTTATGTTGGATATTATATTCGCATTTAATTTACCACTAAGTAGCTTGTAGTTTAATAGCACTTTTGtggctctcccaaatgggaactcacatgtttaaattttaattttattagttgtTCAAAAGTGGTGTGATTTTTTTGGCCAACTTAATTTTCTCCTATATCTCTAAGAGGATAGTAACTAAGTATTACTCCGGCCGGTATCTCCAAATACAAAGTGAACCAATTCTATGGTCTGATGACTCTGATCTGATCACTATGCCCATACggttattatcatcatcattatactaaaatcaatataattaagaaaataactaacattaTTTTTGTGAACCTTGAAGGTCATTGACACTACAATTAATGCTAAGTTATGTTCATTGTTTAtgtaataaaattgtaatcTAAAGTTACTAATCTACAATTACAGGGGGTAAGAGTTGTATTGGTGTATCATATAACATTTTTGGTGAATTCTGCATGCCACGTTTGGGGAAATCAAATATGGAACACTGGCGATCTATCTAGAAATAATTGGTTTGTTATAACTTTCCACATCTTCGCATTCACATATGTATTGCATGCCCTACTCATATATACTATTTGATCTTCTAAACTTTGGATGTAAAATATTGATGTTAGGTTGGTGGCATTGCTAACATTCGGAGAAGGTTGGCATAACAATCACCATGCGTTTGAGTTTTCGGCTAGACATGGTCTAGAGTGGTGGCAATTTGACTTAACTTGGTATATTATATGGATTCTTCGCGCTTTTGGTTTAGCTACTGATGTCAAATTACCCACTAATGCTCAAAAGAGAATGGTGAGTTTTAACAAGAAGTAAGTCCCGGTACGATATAGGGATTGGAACACATGTGTACGTTTAAATAGGGGATATTAATTAGTTCGTTGGAAGTGAACCTAGCTTGATTGAGTTATAGTAGTTTAATGCCAAGTAGCAGGTAAGTATACGTATGAACAAAtagtacattgtaatagagacagtaatattaaaaatatataattgtttaataAATATGGGAACATAGTCACTACTGCACTTGTTCTATTTTGAGCGCCACTATATTACTAAAAATGTTTTCTAAGTGCTAATATTGGTATTATAtcataaaattgtaataaatatattaattttaaagcTAGTGTTTTATTAGTTGTTGTAGTACCAGTATTTATCTCGAGTTTTGCTCCAATGTTTGTTAATTCAGAATTTATCTAAATTAGATTTGTAAATAAAGATATAACAtttgtatgtgtcttgtgttgtgaatttTTATGTCTTgcgttatgaaattatgtattataagaatataaattttgtacctgaaatatattattagatGTGtagaaacataaataaaaaaaaaaaaaaggaggctGGGAGGGGGGGGGAAGGTTAAAGTATATATAgtgctaaaaaaataaatataaagaattttaaaaagataaaacatactttaacatacaaaaaaatagtcttttcttcattttatttattatcttgGTCCACTATTAGTGTTATTGTATTCAATTCATTATTTTGGTggataatttgattaattttgaatttaaattttgaaacttTAACTCAGTGATTTGAAGTTTGGCAACTGGATGCGATCAATCGCGAGTAGAACCAATTAGCTGACCGCCTTGTCAAGATGTTTAGACGATTTCCTAGAGGAATGCATGTACTAGTCACCCCCCAATAATTGAGTTACTTGGTCTATTGGAGGATGACGCCTTTGATTTACACTTATGGTGTAATATGTACAGTAATTGATCATTCTGTATGTCTTTTGTGAGTTACACCTTCCtaatgaaaagaaagaaaaaaaaaagattagataCGCcgtattaaaaattatttaagtcaaaaattacaatttcaaattttaaaattatttttataatattggttaaaatttgattgtATATCAATTTAGAAGGAAATTTGGATACTAGAAACTTAGACTACATGTTTAACCTAATTTATTTtggaatttatatattttaattttaaaaggctaaattattatgttataacacattaattattaaaaaagatttaaaaatggTGAATATACAATGTTACACAATTAAAATGAGGCAAATTGAATATTCATATCTCTTCGCtactacaaatttttttttttaaaacaaaaaaaaaaaaaatcgattaCAATAATTtagtacaaataataatatgttaaataaaaGGCCGTgtggggatgtagctcagatggtagagcgctcgcttagcatgcgagaggtacggggatcgataccccgcatctccaaAATATATTTTGTCCTGTTTTCATGTATTATCTACAAGAGCAACAatgatttgtttattttttcctATCACAGTAGAAGAAACTATCAACTAAATCACCTTCAAGAAAATCAGGTTTTGCCCCTCGACTTTGCAACGTGTAACCCCCCAATCGAAAAAATGAGATTCAAAATTTtacaagtaaaacaaaaatagatGGTATGCATAAATAAGCCTAAAGCTTTTACGCCATTATTATacttcaatttaaaaaattaaaagaatatccaaaaggaaaaagaaaaaagaatttttattgAGGTTCTTCAATACTCCTATTcctcttctcccaaaaggttaaATTTCAACTCAAAGGACACCCCACACCCTGGTCTGACAGAACATTTTGAAAGATGTAAATGATTCAATAGTTCAACAGACAAGATCAAATATCGGTGTGCAAAAGGATCTGTCCACTCTCAACAGATTGCTATTCTTAAGTTATGGGTATATCGCTCTTTGCTAATGGAATAGATTTTTACCATTTCTACGGTACCAAAGGCTGGGTAGTTGGGCATCTAAAGTCACAAGAGTGTATGGGTATACCCTAAAAAGTGAAAATGGAATAAAAGAATAGTAGTACTTAGGAGGTGTTTGGTACATGAATATTACTTTATCTTTgctctcaaaaggttgaatttccAACTCTAATGCCAACATAGTATCTAGGAGGATGTCACAAGGAGCCCCCTTCACTCGCCGCTAGTGAGACTCGATTCCTAATCTTTACTTTCAAACTTCACActtgtgaccagttgagctgtctTTTACTACTTTCGGTgctttgaaaattaaaatgtgattcaactcattattaaaaaaaaaaaagtcattttatgTAAAATTATTGTCCACTACCAAGTACCAAATAGAGAGTTGTTCGTCCGAGTACTAAAATTAGTGCACAAACTTATGTGTGTTTTCGcccatttttcaaaaaaaaaaatagccaaaagattttgtaattatattatttgtaagttgctaatcttttattatttaaattaaaaaataataataataataataaaggcaAAGAGTGTTTGAACGGAATAGAgaaatgatttaattttcaaatacatCCTTGTCTTTACAATTAAAATCATCACATTTATTTACACAAACAACAAGCATCATGTATTTACACAGCAAAGCACAGGAGACGAAGTTGAAGCAAATCACAACTGCTAACTTTTCAAATCAAAGAGGCACCAAAACCTCTCGACACAGAGATCAATCCATTGGGGAGACACTCAGAACATACGGTACCCATCATCGTCATCACTCGTTTGAATGAAACACATAATTGCTAGCACGAAAACGAGAAAAGATGAGAGTTCCATTGCCATGGCTCCCCAACCAATTATACCGGAATGCTTTAAAATAACCGGTATTGCAATGCTTCCAACTGTTGAAACCCCGGTTAAGAACTTTGCTGCATCGATCCAACTGTAAAGGCAATGCTAATAAATTATCTAAATAtgatcattttttttcattaaaactgCGTTAGAAGTAAAGATTCTTACCCGTTAGAAGACTCCGAAAAGAGAGATGAAGTGTCGGATCCAGCAAAGAAAAGCAAAGGCATTGGTAGCAAAACATACATTATTACTGAAAAAACAAAGTTAAAAACTAAGATATTACATAGATAATAAACTATTTTTGTACCTTAAATATTAGGAATATAAAATGTTCAAAACATTGAATAAATTCTTCTCGGTGAGGAGACTCTAGTCTTGCATTTCACAGTAGAAAAGAAGGTATCTTGTCAATGAACCAATAAAATATAGAGGTACATATGCCAGTCATATTGAAGGTAAGGCAGCCCAAATGGTTATTCCAAGAAAAATGAGATGAAGGGAAGGTATGCGGAGGCCAAAGAAAATAGTAAAAGGCAGCTCATGAAAAGTGAGGACACAACTTTTGACTATTCAACCCAGTTTCACTACCAGCCTACCACAAACATAATTGAATGGCAAAACAGATCACTTGGCTTCTCCAATTGGCTAATAATGGACATACATATCATTAGCACCTGATACTTTTATCCCTGAAATTCTCATAGACTTACATGCGATAAGTACAAGGAATGAGATAATTATCACATTTTTCTCTAGCCATGATCATGCTTATAAATCTACAGATCCTAGTAACCAAAACCAGATGCATACATCACCCATTTTTTGTGTAGTGGAGAGGATACCCATTATCAAATTTCAAGATGATTAAATGAAGGCTAGAGCCCAAGACCTTGGTCATGGAGCACTGGCCTTTGCCTTTAGGTTAGGATGTCAAAGGTTCAACCCCCAATCCCCTgagttgtatttaaaaaaaaaaaaacaaaaaacaaaaaaattaaggcTGTGAAAGAAAGTAGAAAGAAACAATAGAACTGCATAATTGTGGAGCATGCAGTAATTTCTGGTATTAAAAAAAGTCAATCTTTTATTAGGGTCTAAGTGATATGTTATGATTCAAAATATCAGGGCAAGAAATCAGGagattgattaatttttttttgaggaaaggAGATTGATTAATTGATTCTAAAATAACTTTGTTATTTGAGTTTATTTAAATCCTTTATAGATTTGAGTTTATttaaatcctttatagatagcAAATAATTATGATAAGGAGCCTTAATGATTCCCTTTCCTTtttgtacaatttaaaattttaaaaataaattaaaatcgaaatataaaaatgaaattttaaaaatatgatttaaaaaaattaaagaatggaACAAATAGCAGCGGTGGGGTTATTGGAGGTAGTCTGCAGGTTGACTATGTTAATAGATGAACTAAAGGAATGAGAGGAAAGATAAAAGATGACTTTAATTGGAGAACAAGATACTAGAAATGTTTTTGAGAGTTTTCCCACCACTTATTTTATCTTAACTTCTTGCTTGTTTGTCCTCTTTATTAGAATGAAAATCCCCTTTATATAAGAGGGTTACAAAGACCAAGTAAAACATAAAAGGAAAGGAGAATCATTAAGGTTCCTTGCCATAATTATTCACTATctataaaaaggaaataaatcaaCACAAATAACAAAGATATTTTAGAATCACTTAATCAATCTCCTGATTTTCTGAATCATAACAGGATATAAGAGGTACAAAAGTCTGATATATGCAgtttactaaatttttttttttggttgcccAAAGGTATCCCTTCAGCCGGTAGCTAGAAAACTAATCCTCTGTCCAAACagtcagcacactaagtggtaggggactggccaaatggtttgccccattcacatgggtggggatcgaacccccaacctcatgcttaagggacgaGGTGCTGAATCACCACGCCAACCGTGTTGGTTGCAGTttactaaattatatattcatgatttccaagtaaaatatatatggaaACAAAGATAATTATTGacaatttttatcatttactTCAAGGGCAGAAAATTATTGAAGCATCAGCTATTTATAATTCATTAGGTTTTGTAATTAAGCTCCACCAATGTGCCATTCAACCTACCTGTTAGCATTGGCCACCAGTTATTATACAGAGCACAAGCCTGACACAAGATAAAAGATAGCTTAGAGAAATGACTAATGAAAAATGTTGCACATGGCATTCATAATCAACTTAAAATTCACTGTTTATaaaatttcctttcttttttaaaccaaaaaaaaaaaaaaaaaaacaggaaatTTGTAAAAGTTGGAGTCACCAGTATTTGCAACACAATCCCCCCTGAAACTAGGATAGCCAAGGCAGCAAGCTTCCCAGTCTGCAAGCAGGCTCTCAGATAACCTGGCACATCTGCCATGATGAACACGCTCAGCTCATAAAAGAGGCTGGCTGAGACAAAGACCTTTTCAGCTAAACTTCTGAATGAGgaaaaaaaaggaagagaacaattAAGTTAATTAGAGAAGAAGAAATGGCAAGCATGTAGAGCTGAAAAGTGGATACTGGATAGATAACATAAACATAACATCCATTCGATTCCAAAGTACTTTCTTCCTTTTATTTACAAAAGAGATGATATGAAACCCCATATTACAGCTCTTGTCAGAGCATGATTAAGAAATTTGATGGGCTCCAGAACAGTACATTTGGTATAATTCTGCCACTTTTAGATGATCATATTTGGTAGATATATAATCATAGTTGAAAACAGATGTGTTGagaataaatattcaattataatgtgtgtgtaaACACACTTATTAATGAAAAATCCAGTGGGGATCAGCTGGTTGCACTAAGGAATTGCCCCTGGGCTCATCTATAGAATTAGAATATTCAAAAGGATGGATGTGATATGAATTCCTCCAACATTTTGGGTAAGAGAAACCAGTCTTATTAACTGGGGCATTAAAAGTCAGTTACTCAAAATACCAGGAAGAGAATAAAGAaagtggaggaagaagaaaagaactAGAAATGCTGTAAGATAACTAGACAAGAACCTCTTACACCTAGTGATAAGGATAGAATGTGAACTGTACACATTTAAAAGCTAGTTGATAAAGAAATGAATTCCATCACATAAAAAATACAAAGTCAATTTTCTTAAACATCTACCTGCCAAAACTTAAATACAGTAACATATTTTACTACATTACATTCAGAAATAATTAGCAGTATCACAAGCATAAATgggtaaattaaattaaagcacaTCAATGCCTTAATTCATAGTAAACTATACCCCACCTTCAAAGAGAAACTATTGACAATGCATCTATTTTTCTGCAGGCTTCAGCATGGGAAATGAACTATAAACAAGCCATGTgacccaaaatccccaattcTATTCTGCTTAATAACCCTTTCAAAGCCACTTGTATGAAACCCAAAGTCATATGATTCTCAGCTCTTAAGCATGTTGGAAATTGAGCAAAAGGTTTGTAAGCTCCTCAAGAATATTGCAAATACTATATTTAGATTGAATATCAACATTTTAAATGCAATAATCACCATTTTAACTTGATGTTCTACTGAAATGTTCTGGATAGAAAATTGCATTCACCTAGCGAAAGATGATTAGGGCAAGAAAACAGTAGCAAGGCAGTAACCAATAACATCAACTGTCAAAATCGAATCATAATTCATAGGAAGGACTCAATATAAAACAATATCCTACTCACCCAGAAATAAAATCACGAAATCTTCTCCCATCTTTCTTGTTTTCTAAGTATttcttactttattttattcaatagttaatcaatatatattcttcaaaaGCAAGAAACCTTCAATTTCTAAGATGCAGCAACACcctacaaattttaaaataaaatggaaaattattCCACCCAATCAATTACTTTAGCATTCAAGATTCATACAGAAGATAGATAATAGAATAGATCAGAAAATCCTTGTCATGAGTACCAGCAAGAAGGAGGGATTGCAGACTTGCGGAGCCGCGATTTCCGATTATTCTCTTGTGGGTCAACAGGAATGATAGGAGTTAATTAATgaagtaataatattaattgtaaaataACAAAGAAATTAACCCGAGAACAAAATAGTACGGAGAATTTGTTTCTATTTGCTTAAGTGTCCCCCAACTCTTTACATATTCTCGGTCCTACACTTTTGTATACTATtcctctctcttcttttttttttttttttttttttttttttttttttttatttattacaagGAAATCGACACACTTACCTGAGTCCTGAGGTGTAAACTAGGTAaagtataaaagaaaaagataaggagttaatactcaatttaattttgaattataatcatttttatcaatttagtcttaattttctttttgcacTTAATTGGTCATGAACTTTGATGACTTTATCTAATTGAGTCATTAAACATTAGAATCAatgaaaaaattgagaaaaactacTAGAATCGATGACTAAATCGCGTATAACCActatagtcaatgactaaattgggtaaaatcattaTAGTCGATGATTAATGGTATGTTTGGTCATGGCTTTACACACTAAGAATGAGAaccaaaatcatagttagtgtttgattgacaattttttaaaacacaactataatatatCATTTCTCATTCAATTAAAAACCCCATTCtgtaattaaaaacaaatatcaTTTCATCTTATTGTTAATCTGAtctttaagtttgaattagtgtgcttttagatttttgttttgatttttttttcatattggtgctttggatgtcataataatatataggatCAATtacattgattttttatttttttatttttaaaatttttgttccCATTATACAGTCatatataaccaaacatcaatattggtaatcattcgaatttcaccctactaccaaacatataaaatactttcaccaaatttcattatcattactaagtatttgattcccaagtgcgaaccaaacacaccccaaatttaattttaatagaagagaaattaccatattatcctAACTAATATAATGAGTCAATTAGGTCAAACAATCAAACTACTCATGCGCAGTGCcattatataatacatataatatttggGATAATGTGTACTTGAGACCTTATTTAGTACTCCCTCGATCCCATTTTATCCGTCCTACTCagtattcattggtcaaaccaactctttcttctttgtttattttctttagtattttactcatttttaatttatttttgttgtgtttaatagtacttttagtatagtttctaaatatataaatcttgtatagtaatactaaatttagtattatgaaaaattagattaaaaataacttcagtcaagtctcgttaatcgaaccagacacataaaatgggacggagggagtatttaaTAATGGGGTATGTTAACTATTTTGTTGATTCTTTATATGTTTTGGTTCACTATCAAtgtttttaatattgttatcaTAGTATGAGTTATTGTGGTCTaatgtttatgttttttataTTGTGGTTCCTAAGtcctttttatattatttaagatGTTTTTGGAAGCATAGTTAAAAATGCACCTCATTggatacttttgaaaaaaaaataatctaagGCTAATTAACTTGCGTGTAAGGCAAATTATGTTATAGACCCGATTTCACCTTGCAAGATAGACTCAGGTTTAAAATGCGCATCTAGAATAACGGTACCGTTCGTGGCATCGTTTTCTCAACCAATGATATATTCTTTTGtcaatatagagttcaaaaattgtgaataagtcgatagattaaatataaaataaaaataacgggattcaaattttttggaaaataatttcaagTGGTACGGTGTATAAAGAAAATTCAAGTCACTCTTCTTAAAACTGATTCGTTGCATCCCAACCCCCAAGGTATTAAGAGTGTTTAATGGATTACAACATTATATTTGAGTGCGGTTTGTCTTAGGCAAACTTAAACAAAATGAACActtcataaattttatatcatatattcatattgaaGTGTTGACAGAATTTttacaagcaagaaaaggggtTTTTTCAACATCTAACCATTCTATCCAACACATGTATTTATGGAGAAATACAATTTATTAGCACTAATGACTTTGAATAAATAGAATACCAACCCATATCCTTTTTCCAAGGGACAAAGGCTACTACTATACAAGCCTTCCCAATTGatccattttttaattttcaaatcaaATAGGTATAATTTTGAAAGCAGTTTTCTCATTTACTTACTATCCGttttgagtatatattatatattattaagcaTCTCACTTAAGAAAATTCGAATATACTTTGACCC
Coding sequences within it:
- the LOC116001367 gene encoding palmitoyl-monogalactosyldiacylglycerol delta-7 desaturase, chloroplastic-like isoform X2, which translates into the protein MRSTVPRNSSIWTITKVGENHPFNSRSGEIHAISKRLSFIVRAAAATLDSDDGGNDALPATTERRRRRSVFWVGKLKCLDMAPGSPEGAVVFVLMHLVCVIAPFCFSWNAFGVASVLSIITGLGITLSYHRNLCHRSFKLPKWLEYLFAYCAVHALQGTPIGWVSTHRHHHQNCDSERDPHSPIQGFWYSHMGWLFDFNSINERREMPSNVGDLEKQFFYRFIQFTYVIHPIVLATLLYAIGGFPYVVWGMGVRVVLVYHITFLVNSACHVWGNQIWNTGDLSRNNWLVALLTFGEGWHNNHHAFEFSARHGLEWWQFDLTWYIIWILRAFGLATDVKLPTNAQKRM
- the LOC116001367 gene encoding palmitoyl-monogalactosyldiacylglycerol delta-7 desaturase, chloroplastic-like isoform X1 — its product is MRSTVPRNSSIWTITKVGENHPFNSRSGEIHAISKRLSFIVRAAAATLDSDDGGNDALPATTERRRRRSVFWVGKLKCLDMAPGSPEGAVVFVLMHLVCVIAPFCFSWNAFGVASVLSIITGLGITLSYHRNLCHRSFKLPKWLEYLFAYCAVHALQGTPIGWVSTHRHHHQNCDSERDPHSPIQGFWYSHMGWLFDFNSINERREMPSNVGDLEKQFFYRFIQFTYVIHPIVLATLLYAIGGFPYVVWGMGVRVVLVYHITFLVNSACHVWGNQIWNTGDLSRNNWLVALLTFGEGWHNNHHAFEFSARHGLEWWQFDLTWYIIWILRAFGLATDVKLPTNAQKRMVSFNKK
- the LOC116001374 gene encoding vacuolar protein sorting-associated protein 55 homolog, translating into MADVPGYLRACLQTGKLAALAILVSGGIVLQILACALYNNWWPMLTVIMYVLLPMPLLFFAGSDTSSLFSESSNGWIDAAKFLTGVSTVGSIAIPVILKHSGIIGWGAMAMELSSFLVFVLAIMCFIQTSDDDDGYRMF